The following are encoded in a window of Anoplopoma fimbria isolate UVic2021 breed Golden Eagle Sablefish chromosome 3, Afim_UVic_2022, whole genome shotgun sequence genomic DNA:
- the pnp5b gene encoding LOW QUALITY PROTEIN: purine nucleoside phosphorylase 5b (The sequence of the model RefSeq protein was modified relative to this genomic sequence to represent the inferred CDS: inserted 1 base in 1 codon): MFSISYEECRTTADWLLSSTQVRPTVGIVCGSGMGGLAKMLKDPQVFKYSDIPNFPQSTVHGHAGHLVFGTLKGKPCVCMQGRFHLYEGYPIQKITLPMRVFKLMGVETIILTNAAGGLNQDYKVGDVMILKDHINMPGFAGXQPLSGPNDDRFGVRFPCMSDAYDRELCQLAHDVASELGYNDFLREGVYCVLGGPSFETIAECRMLHKLGADAVGMSTAHEVIVARHAGMRCFALSLITNRAVMDYDSQAKANHEEVLETGKQRAEQLEKLVSTMVARLEHNNNNSF, encoded by the exons ATGTTCTCCATAAG CTATGAGGAGTGTCGGACCACAGCGGATTGGCTGCTGTCCAGCACGCAGGTGCGGCCCACGGTGGGAATCGTGTGCGGTTCAGGTATGGGTGGGCTGGCCAAGATGCTGAAGGACCCTCAGGTCTTCAAGTACAGTGACATTCCCAACTTCCCCCAGAGCACAG tgcaTGGTCATGCTGGCCACCTGGTGTTTGGAACCCTTAAGGGGAAACCGTGTGTTTGCATGCAGGGCAGGTTCCACCTGTACGAAGGCTACCCGATCCAGAAG ATCACGCTGCCCATGCGTGTCTTCAAGTTGATGGGCGTGGAGACCATCATCCTGACCAACGCAGCTGGAGGCCTCAACCAGGACTACAAAGTGGGCGACGTCATGATCCTGAAGGACCACATCAACATGCCCGGGTTTGCCG ATCAACCCCTGTCTGGACCAAATGATGACag GTTCGGCGTTCGCTTCCCCTGCATGTCTGACGCCTACGACCGCGAGCTGTGTCAGTTGGCCCACGATGTGGCATCAGAGCTGGGCTACAATGACTTCCTGCGGGAGGGGGTGTACTGCGTCCTGGGAGGTCCCTCCTTCGAAACCATCGCTGAGTGTCGCATGCTGCACAAGCTGGGCGCCGACGCTGTGG GGATGAGCACCGCCCACGAGGTCATCGTTGCTCGCCATGCCGGGATGCGTTGCTTCGCCCTGTCGCTCATCACCAACCGGGCGGTGATGGACTACGACAGCCAGGCGAAGGCCAACCACGAAGAAGTCCTGGAGACGGGCAAGCAGAGGGCGGAGCAGCTGGAGAAGCTGGTGTCCACCATGGTGGCCCGGCTGGAgcacaataacaacaactcCTTCTGA
- the LOC129113040 gene encoding zinc finger protein 287-like: protein MATCIPFQTQLSSIMEVLVKAAVAEISKLVDDKCAFLHLEISRKQGENDMLQRKLLMMENKNAQLQRGFENYMDRGTDVGNCPHPTGDIKFPDIDDATVSFTIKEESPDEMLWISDSAGTIRSALQYRHPANPANAPESQRVEEGRQLNHSEVAARKASEFGDLYDSGQHAGDIGGPQFTVKTEKEEDRSGFSQDGCQHVPGKQTQLAADFSMDERENQLWSSIIEGDDIDAGFPDFSSVVEEYDNTFPDHSDPHVASKSAGVQQLSSQRSCNGIYSSDAPQSSGFQPRPQGGLSQQDRPKEQVYSQRNASHAAHPDENSESETGAADRPVVSHSHNTFTSGSFHPHKALSGTSRGYACSHCGKTFSRLHQFKLHQQSHKRKRAFWCSVCGKSFQCSSHLSIHHRTHTGEKPYGCGQCGKRFTQQSSLRVHQRTHSGERPYSCSLCGKTFILMHHLKRHRIIHTYS, encoded by the exons ATGGCGACGTGCATCCCCTTCCAAACCCAGTTATCCTCAATAATGGAGGTTTTGGTTAAAGCAGCAGTGGCAGAGATCTCCAAACTAGTCGATGACAAATGTGCATTTTTGCATCTGGAAATCTCTCGAAAGCAAGGAGAAAATGATATGCTGCAGAGGAAATTACTCATGATGGAGAACAAAAACGCACAGCTGCAGCGAGGCTTTG AAAACTATATGGACCGAGGGACTGATGTGGGGAACTGTCCGCATCCTACTGGAGATATTAAG TTCCCCGATATTGACGACGCCACTGTTTCGTTCACAATTAAAGAGGAAAGTCCAGATGAGATGCTGTGGATCAGCGATTCTGCTGGAACGATCC GTTCTGCTTTACAATACCGCCATCCAGCTAATCCAGCTAATGCTCCGGAGAGCCAGCGGGTTGAGGAGGGCCGTCAGTTAAACCACTCAGAGGTCGCCGCGAGAAAAGCGTCAGAGTTCGGAGACCTGTACGACTCTGGTCAGCATGCAGGAGACATCGGTGGCCCCCAGTTCACCGTCAAGacggagaaggaggaggaccgATCTGGATTCAGTCAGGACGGATGCCAGCACGTCCCGGGGAAGCAGACTCAACTTGCTGCTGACTTTTCCATGGATGAAAGAGAGAATCAGCTCTGGTCGTCCATAATTGAAGGTGACGACATTGATGCCGGTTTCCCTGACTTTTCTAGCGTGGTGGAGGAGTACGACAACACGTTTCCGGACCATTCTGATCCTCACGTGGCGTCTAAGTCTGCCGGCGTCCAGCAGCTGTCCTCTCAGAGGTCGTGTAACGGGATCTACAGCAGCGACGCTCCACAGTCGTCCGGTTTTCAACCCAGACCTCAGGGAGGCCTGTCGCAGCAAGACCGGCCGAAGGAGCAGGTTTACTCTCAGAGAAACGCCTCACATGCTGCACATCCAGATGAAAACTCTGAGAGTGAGACAGGAGCCGCAGACAGACCGGTCGTGAGTCACTCGCACAACACTTTCACATCAGGAAGCTTCCATCCACACAAAGCGCTCTCCGGCACGTCACGGGGCTACGCCTGCTCGCACTGCGGGAAGACCTTTAGTCGTCTCCACCAGTTCAAGCTGCACCAGCAGAGCCACAAGAGGAAGCGGGCGTTCTGGTGCTCGGTGTGCGGGAAGAGCTTCCAGTGCTCGTCCCACCTCAGCATACACCACCGGACGCACACGGGCGAGAAGCCGTACGGATGCGGACAGTGCGGCAAGAGGTTCACGCAGCAGAGCAGCCTGAGGGTCCACCAGCGGACACACAGCGGGGAGCGGCCCTACAGCTGCTCGCTGTGCGGGAAAACCTTCATCCTGATGCACCACTTGAAGCGGCACAGAATCATTCACACATACAGCTGA